In Candidatus Defluviilinea proxima, a single genomic region encodes these proteins:
- a CDS encoding hydroxymethylglutaryl-CoA reductase, degradative, with the protein MTTSRISGFYNMTLEDRRAQLTDAAALTPESLLPFTAGGLSPEAADHMIENVIGLYSLPLGIALNFQVNGRDVLVPMTLEEPSVVAGASFMAKLARAGGGYTATTTDPLMIGQMQVINVTNLHEAKFKLYEHKAELLAEADSIDPILKKFGGGARDLEVRIIEDSPIGGFLVVHLIYDVRDAMGANAVNTACERLAPRIEAITGGKVHLRILSNLADKRIARARCTIPVKDLAFDDFSGEEVRDGIIAAYAFAAVDPYRAATHNKGIMNGVDSVVIATGNDWRAIEAGAHAYAARSGKYTSLSTWGKDEDGNLVGTLEMPMAVGIVGGATKVHPAAQAAVKLMGVKTASELAEIIVSVGLAQNMAALRALATEGIQRGHMSLHARQVAIAAGASGELIEKVAAQMVAEKVVRIDRAEEILKGLQS; encoded by the coding sequence ATGACAACTTCCCGCATTTCTGGCTTTTACAACATGACTCTCGAAGACCGTCGCGCGCAACTCACGGACGCCGCGGCTCTGACTCCCGAAAGCCTGCTCCCGTTTACTGCGGGCGGACTCTCCCCTGAGGCCGCTGACCACATGATCGAAAATGTCATCGGGTTATACAGTTTGCCACTTGGAATCGCGCTCAACTTCCAGGTCAATGGACGCGATGTTCTCGTCCCAATGACTCTCGAAGAGCCATCCGTTGTTGCAGGCGCTTCGTTTATGGCAAAACTCGCCCGTGCCGGCGGCGGATACACCGCAACAACCACCGATCCGCTCATGATCGGGCAGATGCAAGTCATCAATGTCACTAACTTACACGAAGCGAAGTTCAAACTATACGAACACAAAGCGGAATTATTAGCCGAAGCGGACTCGATTGACCCCATCCTCAAGAAATTTGGCGGTGGCGCAAGGGACTTGGAGGTCCGCATCATAGAAGACTCCCCCATTGGCGGCTTCCTCGTTGTTCATCTCATCTATGATGTCCGTGATGCGATGGGCGCGAACGCGGTCAACACAGCTTGCGAACGCTTAGCACCAAGAATCGAAGCCATAACAGGCGGGAAAGTCCATCTCCGCATCCTCTCCAACCTCGCGGACAAACGTATTGCTAGAGCAAGATGCACAATTCCCGTAAAGGACTTGGCGTTTGACGATTTTTCAGGTGAAGAAGTGCGTGATGGCATCATCGCCGCCTATGCCTTCGCCGCCGTGGACCCGTACCGAGCCGCGACCCACAACAAAGGCATCATGAACGGCGTGGACTCGGTTGTCATCGCCACAGGCAACGACTGGCGCGCCATAGAAGCGGGCGCACACGCGTATGCCGCTCGTTCAGGCAAATACACGTCACTCTCCACTTGGGGCAAAGACGAGGACGGTAACCTCGTGGGCACACTCGAAATGCCTATGGCTGTTGGAATCGTCGGTGGTGCAACCAAGGTCCACCCTGCCGCACAAGCCGCAGTCAAACTCATGGGCGTCAAAACGGCATCCGAACTCGCAGAGATCATCGTCTCAGTGGGACTTGCCCAGAACATGGCGGCGCTCCGTGCCCTAGCTACAGAAGGCATCCAACGCGGGCACATGTCGCTACACGCACGTCAAGTCGCCATCGCGGCAGGTGCCAGTGGAGAATTGATCGAAAAAGTCGCTGCGCAGATGGTGGCAGAGAAGGTTGTGAGGATTGATCGTGCGGAAGAGATTTTGAAGGGTTTGCAATCGTAG
- a CDS encoding hydroxymethylglutaryl-CoA synthase — translation MTTPHNHTHSPTLLKPVKPVGIVGYGAYVPRYRLPAKEVARVWTGGKGGGLPIKEKAVPGLDEDVITMSIEAARNAMKRAQIDPTELRAVWVGSESHPYAVKPTSTLVAEAIGAVPNTQAADWEFACKAGTEALVAAMGLVGSGMGHYAMAIGMDTAQGKPGDALEYTAGAGGGAYIVGPAEESLAIINSSYSYVTDTPDFWRRADAKYPEHGMRFTGEPAYFKHITEAATHLMEASGTTAKDYKWAIFHQPNTKFPQRVASELGFKMEQIEPGLLVPVIGNTYAGAAMIGLTATLDIAQPGDRILCVSFGSGAGSDAFDITVTDKAPLRAGLAMKTQEYIARRSEIDYATYVRFRGKLQMK, via the coding sequence ATGACAACCCCACACAATCACACACACTCCCCCACCCTCCTCAAACCCGTCAAGCCTGTCGGCATCGTTGGCTACGGTGCGTACGTGCCACGGTATCGTCTGCCCGCGAAGGAAGTTGCGCGCGTATGGACAGGCGGCAAAGGCGGCGGACTTCCCATTAAAGAGAAAGCTGTCCCCGGGCTCGATGAAGATGTCATCACGATGTCTATTGAAGCGGCGCGCAACGCCATGAAACGCGCACAAATTGACCCGACTGAATTGCGGGCGGTTTGGGTCGGGTCTGAGTCCCACCCTTATGCGGTGAAGCCAACCTCCACCTTAGTCGCTGAAGCGATTGGTGCCGTCCCCAACACGCAAGCCGCCGATTGGGAATTCGCCTGTAAAGCGGGCACCGAAGCATTGGTCGCCGCGATGGGCTTGGTCGGCTCGGGCATGGGACATTACGCCATGGCAATCGGCATGGACACTGCACAAGGCAAACCCGGCGACGCGCTCGAATATACTGCGGGCGCAGGTGGCGGTGCATATATCGTCGGTCCCGCCGAAGAGTCGCTGGCGATCATCAACTCATCGTATTCCTACGTCACCGACACGCCCGATTTCTGGCGGCGTGCCGATGCCAAGTATCCCGAACACGGCATGCGCTTCACGGGCGAGCCCGCCTACTTCAAACACATCACCGAAGCCGCCACGCATCTCATGGAAGCCTCAGGCACCACCGCCAAAGATTACAAGTGGGCAATCTTCCACCAGCCCAACACCAAGTTCCCGCAACGCGTTGCATCGGAACTCGGATTCAAAATGGAACAGATCGAACCTGGCCTCCTCGTCCCTGTGATCGGAAATACATATGCGGGCGCGGCCATGATCGGACTCACAGCGACTCTCGACATCGCCCAACCCGGCGATCGGATTCTCTGCGTCTCTTTCGGAAGTGGAGCTGGTTCCGACGCCTTCGACATCACCGTCACTGATAAAGCGCCGCTCCGCGCAGGTCTTGCAATGAAGACACAAGAATACATCGCGCGCCGGTCAGAAATTGATTACGCCACATATGTGCGCTTCCGTGGCAAGTTGCAAATGAAGTAA
- a CDS encoding acetylxylan esterase encodes MAFFDLPLDQLKTYKPERTEPADFDAFWKSTLDEARKHPLNATFERVDYGLAAQETFDVTFNGFGGQPIKGWLILPTQRSGKLPCVVEFIGYGGGRNFPTDWLLWASVRYAHLIMDTRGQGGTWSTGDTPDLYAEGGSPQFPGSMTKGILDPKHYFYRRVFTDAVRAIETARSHPEVDATQIAVTGGSQGGGISIAAAGLVPDVVAAMPGVPFLCHYRRATEISDGYPYKEIAEFCHAQRDKVDVVFNTLSYFDGVNFAARAKAKALFNTALMDQICPPSTVFAAYNHWAGEKDIKVYPYNGHEGGGTYQTIENMKFLKSIWK; translated from the coding sequence ATGGCATTCTTCGACCTCCCACTCGACCAACTCAAGACCTACAAGCCAGAACGCACCGAACCGGCAGACTTCGATGCATTCTGGAAATCCACTTTGGATGAAGCGCGCAAGCATCCGCTCAACGCAACATTTGAGCGCGTTGACTATGGACTCGCCGCGCAGGAAACTTTCGATGTCACCTTCAACGGCTTCGGCGGACAACCCATCAAAGGCTGGTTGATCCTTCCCACACAACGTTCGGGCAAGTTACCCTGTGTCGTTGAATTCATCGGCTACGGTGGCGGGCGCAACTTCCCCACTGACTGGCTCCTCTGGGCAAGCGTGAGATACGCCCACCTCATCATGGATACCCGCGGACAAGGCGGCACATGGTCAACAGGTGATACACCCGATCTTTACGCCGAAGGTGGCAGTCCGCAATTCCCGGGTAGTATGACCAAAGGCATTCTCGATCCCAAACATTACTTCTACCGCCGCGTCTTCACCGATGCCGTCCGCGCCATCGAGACAGCACGCTCTCACCCTGAAGTGGACGCAACCCAGATCGCCGTCACTGGCGGCTCACAAGGCGGTGGTATCAGCATCGCCGCCGCAGGACTTGTCCCTGACGTAGTTGCCGCCATGCCCGGTGTACCGTTCCTTTGTCACTATCGCCGCGCCACAGAGATCTCGGATGGCTATCCATATAAAGAGATCGCCGAGTTCTGTCACGCCCAACGCGATAAGGTCGATGTAGTTTTCAATACGCTTTCCTATTTCGATGGCGTCAACTTTGCCGCACGCGCCAAAGCAAAAGCATTATTCAACACCGCTCTAATGGACCAGATCTGCCCGCCTTCAACCGTCTTTGCCGCATACAATCACTGGGCTGGCGAAAAGGATATCAAGGTCTATCCGTACAACGGCCACGAAGGCGGCGGAACCTATCAGACAATTGAGAACATGAAGTTTTTGAAGAGCATTTGGAAATAA
- a CDS encoding thiolase domain-containing protein (Catalyzes the synthesis of acetoacetyl coenzyme A from two molecules of acetyl coenzyme A. It can also act as a thiolase, catalyzing the reverse reaction and generating two-carbon units from the four-carbon product of fatty acid oxidation) yields the protein MTDVVIAGIGQTEVGEHWEIGLRELAFAAIKDALKDAGGLKPQALFVGNMLAPNLSNQAHLGVLLTDYAGLLGIEAATLEAAGASGGAALRQGYLAVASGMVDVALVVGVEKFTDKVGSGVEEALSTVSDSDFEAVHGMTPTAQAALLMKRYMHENDVPKDGFAGFAITAHANGVANKRAMFRKAIKPETYAKAEILSDPLNMFDMAPNADGAAALVLTRRELLPSDWHNPLVKISGSAASSDTLALHDRKDVLYFDTAQLSAGKALKQANIILENIDLFEYHDTFSIYAALQLEAVGFAIKGRGWKLAADNEIGLKGKIPCATMGGMKARGFAGGAAGVYQAVDATIQLRGQAEANQVAGAKTALIQSLGGPASTAISHVLQSLD from the coding sequence ATGACAGACGTAGTAATTGCAGGAATTGGACAAACAGAAGTCGGCGAGCATTGGGAGATCGGCCTGCGTGAGCTTGCCTTCGCCGCGATCAAAGACGCGCTCAAAGATGCGGGCGGTCTCAAACCGCAAGCGTTATTCGTTGGCAACATGCTCGCACCGAATCTTTCCAATCAGGCGCATCTCGGCGTGTTGCTCACCGATTACGCAGGCTTGCTCGGTATCGAAGCCGCCACGCTCGAAGCCGCGGGTGCATCGGGTGGTGCGGCCTTACGGCAGGGCTATCTCGCCGTTGCCAGTGGTATGGTGGATGTTGCCCTCGTTGTCGGCGTGGAAAAGTTCACTGACAAAGTTGGTTCGGGTGTTGAAGAGGCACTTTCTACTGTGAGCGATTCTGATTTCGAGGCCGTCCACGGCATGACGCCCACCGCTCAAGCCGCGCTCCTCATGAAACGCTATATGCACGAAAACGATGTCCCTAAAGATGGTTTCGCTGGATTTGCGATCACCGCACATGCCAACGGAGTTGCCAACAAACGCGCCATGTTCCGCAAAGCCATCAAGCCTGAGACATATGCCAAAGCGGAGATCCTCAGCGACCCGCTCAACATGTTTGATATGGCTCCCAATGCGGATGGCGCGGCCGCGCTCGTTCTGACTCGCCGCGAGTTGCTTCCGTCCGATTGGCATAACCCACTCGTGAAGATTTCTGGCTCCGCCGCTTCGTCAGACACATTGGCACTGCACGACCGTAAGGATGTGTTGTACTTCGACACTGCACAACTGTCCGCAGGTAAAGCGTTGAAGCAAGCGAATATCATACTTGAAAACATCGACTTGTTTGAATATCACGATACATTCAGCATCTATGCCGCATTACAACTCGAGGCTGTCGGCTTTGCGATCAAAGGCAGAGGCTGGAAGCTCGCGGCTGATAATGAAATTGGATTGAAGGGAAAGATTCCCTGCGCCACAATGGGAGGTATGAAGGCACGTGGATTTGCAGGCGGGGCCGCAGGTGTGTATCAGGCCGTCGACGCAACGATCCAGCTTCGGGGTCAGGCTGAGGCGAATCAAGTCGCGGGAGCAAAGACCGCGTTGATACAGTCCCTTGGCGGACCCGCATCTACGGCGATCAGTCACGTCCTGCAAAGCTTGGATTAA
- a CDS encoding sigma-70 family RNA polymerase sigma factor, protein MADTETTLIQKAQKGNHDAFASLVDAHQRYVYNLAMRVVKDENEALDLTQETFVRAWTALPNFKGQSQFRTWLYRIVTNLCYNRLPNLRRSLNDLGDDVMEDIPEPHFNSPASEFESNETRQRLSQAIQNLDTNYQLLITLRYQNELSYDEIASTLNLPLGTVKTGIFRAKEQLRKTLAQLEDSWIIA, encoded by the coding sequence ATGGCAGATACCGAAACCACCCTGATCCAGAAGGCGCAGAAAGGCAATCATGATGCCTTTGCTTCCCTTGTGGATGCGCATCAACGTTACGTCTATAACCTTGCCATGCGTGTTGTAAAGGACGAGAACGAAGCGCTCGACCTCACACAAGAGACCTTTGTCCGTGCGTGGACGGCGCTTCCCAACTTCAAGGGGCAGTCGCAATTTCGCACGTGGCTGTATCGCATCGTGACGAATCTTTGCTACAACCGCCTGCCCAATTTGCGTCGTTCCCTCAATGACCTTGGCGATGATGTGATGGAAGATATCCCCGAACCGCACTTCAATTCCCCTGCATCTGAGTTTGAATCGAATGAAACCAGACAACGCTTGAGTCAGGCGATTCAAAACCTCGACACCAATTACCAACTGCTGATTACTCTTCGCTACCAGAACGAACTATCCTACGACGAGATCGCCTCGACTCTTAACCTGCCGCTTGGTACTGTCAAAACGGGTATTTTCCGCGCGAAGGAACAACTCCGCAAAACGCTCGCTCAATTGGAGGACTCATGGATCATCGCTTAA
- a CDS encoding DUF4097 family beta strand repeat protein gives MKRPIVITLLVLALLFVLAGIGGVVFFATRGSGDFFTGRMTDHATIEENKILKVDAETPVKLKVVNGAGNVTIIGADVTTVQVDVVKTAYATSQARADEEVKKIKYDIDQAGNTITLTYEYPTIRTSPPNIPTFNTNSDTVDFVVTVPTEATIDINTKLGEVSVTSIKGNVAIDNSFGDISVQNIEGALTVSNNSGEIEATGIKAGSDNIELNSDFGNITLEQANAANITFDSNSGKVTLKDVNATGDFSSNSDFGDTKFENGTAASVTIESKSGKVALTKVKVSKLIKVQDDFGDITLTQAMATSYDLHTNSGSVTVDGAKGTLKAYTDFGNIEVTNAQAVTLNLVTKSGSVEFSGSLGTGPHTVATDFGNITLALPTDSKLDVDLKTDFGKIKSDLPITVTVTGSSSSDKEEIAGAVNGGGAQLTVKTNSGSININAMK, from the coding sequence ATGAAAAGACCTATTGTAATAACCCTTTTAGTATTGGCACTATTGTTTGTGCTTGCGGGCATTGGCGGGGTGGTATTCTTTGCCACACGCGGTAGTGGGGATTTCTTCACTGGAAGAATGACAGATCATGCCACCATTGAAGAGAACAAAATTCTCAAAGTGGATGCGGAAACCCCAGTCAAATTGAAAGTAGTTAATGGGGCAGGGAATGTCACGATCATCGGTGCGGATGTAACAACAGTTCAGGTCGATGTGGTAAAGACCGCTTACGCCACATCACAAGCTCGCGCAGACGAGGAAGTAAAAAAGATCAAATACGATATTGATCAAGCTGGCAACACCATTACGCTTACATATGAATACCCCACCATACGCACCAGCCCGCCCAATATTCCCACATTTAACACTAATTCAGACACCGTGGATTTCGTTGTCACTGTTCCTACTGAAGCAACAATTGACATTAACACCAAACTAGGTGAAGTGAGTGTCACAAGCATCAAAGGGAATGTCGCAATTGACAATAGCTTTGGCGATATAAGCGTACAAAATATCGAAGGCGCGCTGACGGTCTCGAACAACAGCGGCGAGATAGAAGCCACAGGCATCAAGGCTGGCTCTGACAATATCGAATTGAATTCAGACTTTGGCAACATCACCCTTGAACAAGCCAATGCCGCCAATATCACCTTCGACTCAAATAGCGGCAAGGTTACGCTCAAAGATGTCAATGCCACAGGTGACTTCTCCAGCAATTCCGATTTTGGCGACACAAAGTTCGAGAATGGCACCGCCGCATCGGTCACCATTGAATCCAAAAGCGGCAAGGTCGCATTGACCAAGGTCAAAGTTAGCAAGCTCATCAAAGTACAGGATGATTTCGGCGATATCACATTGACACAGGCCATGGCCACATCGTATGACCTGCACACCAACAGCGGCTCAGTCACAGTGGATGGCGCAAAAGGCACACTCAAAGCGTACACAGATTTCGGCAACATCGAAGTTACAAATGCCCAAGCTGTCACGCTCAACCTTGTGACCAAGAGTGGCAGTGTTGAATTCAGCGGCTCGCTTGGCACAGGCCCACATACAGTCGCGACCGATTTTGGCAACATCACACTCGCTCTGCCCACCGACTCAAAACTGGATGTGGATCTCAAAACCGATTTCGGCAAGATCAAATCAGATCTACCCATCACGGTCACAGTAACGGGAAGTTCAAGCAGTGATAAGGAAGAGATCGCAGGAGCCGTCAACGGCGGCGGCGCACAACTCACAGTCAAAACGAACAGCGGCAGCATCAACATCAATGCCATGAAGTAA
- a CDS encoding sugar phosphorylase, whose protein sequence is MQTFYTTLLAQIYNVELASQIEPRLLKLIDRYRGRISKPQNASLSERDSLLITYGDQVQEKGKAHLQTLAEFCESHLRGVMGGVHILPFYPWSSDDGFSVKDYREVDSALGDWQNVEELSKHFRLMFDGVINHMSAQGEWFQKFLQNEKPYNDYFVTVEGDPDLSQVVRPRALPLLTEYETTAGKRKVWTTFSADQVDLDFKNPDVLLEIFDVLLMYAQRGVQFIRLDAIAYLWKQIGTTCIHLPQTHAVIQLLRAVLDDVAPHVYLITETNVPHTDNISYFGDGKNEAQLVYNFALPPLVLHTFRTGDASVLSGWASSLTLPSDRTTFFNFLASHDGVGLNPARGILSNTDIDSLVEQTLAHGGLISYKHNSDGTKSPYEMNINYFDALSDPASDESLDLQVDRFMAAQAIMLTIVGMPGIYFHSLFGSRNWKEGVGQTKHNRTINRQKLERVDLEKQLADANSLRSKVFTHYRELLTARSSTSAFDPHGGQKVLDVGKGIFAVLRTSPDESKQVLCLQNVTVQELEIENPINKTVRDLFTNRSVDGKLLLKPYQSMWLDVNYGMQ, encoded by the coding sequence ATGCAAACTTTTTATACCACATTACTCGCCCAAATTTATAATGTCGAACTTGCATCGCAGATTGAACCACGTTTATTGAAATTGATTGACCGTTATCGAGGTCGCATTTCGAAACCGCAGAACGCTTCGTTGAGTGAACGCGATTCCCTTCTCATCACTTATGGCGATCAGGTGCAGGAAAAAGGAAAGGCACATCTGCAAACACTCGCTGAGTTTTGCGAGTCACATTTGCGCGGTGTCATGGGTGGTGTTCACATTTTGCCGTTCTATCCCTGGTCGTCAGATGATGGCTTCTCGGTCAAAGACTATCGTGAGGTGGATTCTGCCCTTGGCGATTGGCAGAATGTCGAAGAACTTAGCAAACACTTTCGCTTGATGTTCGATGGTGTTATCAATCATATGTCCGCGCAGGGGGAATGGTTTCAGAAATTCTTGCAGAACGAAAAGCCGTATAACGATTATTTTGTCACGGTCGAAGGCGACCCCGATCTCTCGCAAGTTGTCCGCCCGCGTGCGTTGCCGTTGCTCACTGAATACGAAACCACTGCAGGCAAACGCAAAGTGTGGACGACCTTCAGCGCCGATCAGGTGGATCTCGATTTTAAAAACCCCGATGTTTTGCTTGAGATCTTCGATGTTCTCCTCATGTATGCCCAACGTGGCGTGCAGTTCATCCGTCTTGATGCCATCGCGTATCTCTGGAAGCAGATCGGAACAACCTGTATTCATCTTCCCCAAACGCATGCTGTCATTCAACTCCTGCGCGCCGTTCTCGATGATGTTGCCCCGCATGTCTACCTCATCACCGAGACCAACGTTCCGCATACCGATAACATTTCCTATTTTGGTGATGGCAAGAATGAGGCGCAACTCGTCTACAATTTTGCATTACCGCCGCTTGTCCTTCACACCTTCCGCACGGGCGATGCAAGCGTTTTATCTGGATGGGCTTCGAGTCTGACACTTCCCTCTGACCGAACGACCTTTTTCAACTTCCTCGCCTCACATGACGGGGTGGGGCTGAATCCTGCTCGAGGCATCTTATCTAACACTGACATTGACTCCCTCGTCGAACAGACTCTCGCTCACGGTGGCTTGATCTCGTACAAACATAACAGTGACGGGACGAAGAGCCCGTATGAGATGAACATCAATTACTTCGACGCACTATCCGACCCAGCCAGTGACGAGTCTCTTGATCTGCAAGTGGATCGCTTCATGGCGGCGCAGGCGATTATGCTGACCATCGTTGGTATGCCTGGCATTTACTTCCACAGTTTGTTTGGTTCCCGTAATTGGAAAGAAGGCGTGGGGCAGACAAAACATAACCGCACGATCAATCGCCAGAAATTGGAACGAGTCGATCTGGAAAAACAATTGGCTGATGCAAACTCTCTCCGCTCAAAAGTATTCACTCATTATCGTGAGCTGTTGACCGCACGTTCATCCACGTCCGCGTTTGACCCGCATGGTGGACAAAAAGTTTTGGATGTGGGTAAGGGGATATTTGCTGTTCTGCGAACTTCTCCTGATGAGTCGAAACAAGTGTTGTGCTTGCAAAATGTTACGGTGCAAGAATTGGAGATTGAGAACCCCATAAACAAAACGGTCCGTGATCTGTTCACGAACCGTTCGGTGGATGGGAAACTTTTGCTAAAGCCGTACCAATCCATGTGGTTGGATGTTAACTATGGAATGCAGTAG
- a CDS encoding glycosyltransferase family 4 protein, with the protein MTLSRRIGFISTRFAGTDGVSLETSKWAIVLERMGHRCFYFAGVCDRPEEVSYVVPEAFYRHPTIHAINEQAYQGTWGSLHEGRQRHPEIGELHQDFFSVYIRPATVTQRIHELRFYIKEELYKFAHKFKLEALIIENASTIPLNIPLGLAITEFIAETGYPVIAHHHDFHWERQRFMNNSVRDYLAMAFPPNLPSIQHVVINSIQEHQLAMRTGVAAMQIPNVMDFDSPPPPLDEYTKTVRADLGLAPDQYLILQPTRIIQRKGIEHAIELTRRLGLPAELVISHAAGDEGTDYEKRVREFAAFLDVKVNFESAVVGEERGVTPEGRKVYTLGDVYPYADLVTYPSSIEGFGNAFLEAVYFKRPIVVNNYSIYEADIKPKGFKVVEFDGYISERTLAETRFVLKNPELTAEESEHNFELAKRYYSFTMLERRLGHLLANCFGEYA; encoded by the coding sequence ATGACACTATCAAGACGCATTGGCTTTATATCCACACGTTTTGCAGGGACAGATGGTGTATCACTGGAAACATCCAAGTGGGCAATTGTCCTTGAAAGAATGGGACATCGATGCTTTTACTTTGCTGGCGTTTGTGACCGTCCAGAGGAGGTCAGTTACGTGGTGCCCGAAGCTTTTTACCGCCACCCAACCATTCATGCCATCAACGAGCAGGCGTATCAAGGCACATGGGGCAGTTTGCATGAAGGACGTCAGAGACACCCTGAGATCGGGGAATTGCATCAGGATTTCTTTTCGGTATACATTCGCCCCGCCACCGTCACACAGCGCATCCATGAGTTGCGGTTCTACATCAAAGAGGAGCTTTACAAGTTTGCGCACAAATTCAAGCTCGAAGCGCTCATCATCGAAAATGCCAGCACCATCCCATTGAACATCCCGCTAGGGCTTGCGATCACAGAGTTCATTGCTGAGACGGGCTATCCAGTCATTGCACATCATCACGATTTTCATTGGGAACGTCAGCGTTTCATGAACAACAGCGTGCGAGATTATCTGGCAATGGCCTTCCCGCCCAACCTGCCATCCATTCAACATGTGGTCATCAACTCGATACAAGAACATCAACTCGCCATGCGCACAGGGGTCGCCGCCATGCAGATTCCCAATGTAATGGATTTCGACTCTCCCCCTCCGCCTTTGGATGAGTACACAAAAACGGTTCGCGCGGACCTTGGGCTTGCTCCTGATCAATATCTTATTCTTCAGCCGACACGTATCATTCAACGCAAGGGCATCGAACATGCCATTGAGTTGACGCGCCGCCTCGGCCTGCCCGCAGAGTTGGTCATCTCACATGCGGCTGGCGATGAAGGGACAGATTACGAAAAACGTGTCCGTGAATTTGCGGCATTTCTGGATGTCAAAGTTAATTTTGAGTCGGCAGTTGTCGGCGAGGAAAGAGGCGTCACACCTGAGGGAAGGAAGGTCTACACACTGGGAGATGTGTATCCGTATGCAGACCTCGTCACGTATCCATCCTCCATTGAGGGATTTGGAAACGCATTTCTCGAGGCTGTGTACTTCAAACGTCCCATCGTGGTGAACAATTACTCCATTTACGAAGCGGATATCAAGCCGAAGGGATTCAAAGTGGTCGAGTTCGATGGCTACATCAGCGAGAGGACTCTGGCAGAGACACGTTTCGTCTTGAAGAATCCCGAGTTGACCGCTGAAGAATCAGAACACAACTTTGAGTTGGCAAAACGCTACTACTCATTCACCATGCTCGAAAGAAGGTTGGGACATTTGCTGGCAAACTGTTTTGGAGAGTACGCATGA